In a genomic window of Hippoglossus stenolepis isolate QCI-W04-F060 chromosome 17, HSTE1.2, whole genome shotgun sequence:
- the cyhr1 gene encoding cysteine and histidine-rich protein 1 produces MSSLEERDVGVAAAPGSSSGGLGVGAVGAAVEAVAGVAAMQEEVGIRRDGPEPDPDEPPKKRVKVPDGESGKLEERLYSVLCCTVCLDLPKASVYQCTNGHLMCAGCFIHLLADSRLKEEQATCPNCRCEISKNLCCRNLAVEKAVSELPTECTFCLKQFPRSSLERHQKEECQDRVTQCKYKRIGCPWKGPFHELPAHEGECSHPTKTGTELMGILGEMDQSHRRDMQLYNTIFSLLCYEKIGFTEVQFRPYRTDDFITRLYYETPRFTVLNQTWVLKARVNDSERNPNLSCKRTLSFQLLLKSKVNSALECSFLLLKGPYDDVRIKPVIHHHSFSNDTNETEYVPLPISDSVECNKLLAAKNINLRLFIFQVQK; encoded by the exons ATGTCTTCGCTGGAAGAGAGGGACGTGGGCGTTGCGGCCGCCCCTGGCTCCTCCTCGGGAGGCCTGGGGGTCGGGGCCGTGGGGGCAGCGGTGGAGGCTGTCGCCGGGGTCGCTGCCATGCAGGAGGAGGTCGGCATAAGACGAGATGGGCCCGAGCCTGACCCGGACGAGCCACCCAAGAAGAGGGTGAAAGTGCCCGATGGAGAGTCAgggaagctggaggagagactGTACTCAGTGCTGTGCTGCACCGTGTGCCTAGACTTGCCCAAGGCGTCTGTATACCAG TGTACCAATGGTCACCTGATGTGTGCAGGCTGTTTTATCCACCTCCTGGCTGATTCTCGTCTCAAGGAGGAACAGGCCACGTGTCCCAACTGCAG GTGTGAGATCAGCAAGAACCTGTGCTGCAGGAACCTGGCTGTGGAGAAGGCTGTCAGCGAGCTGCCAACAGAATGTACCTTCTGCCTAAAACAATTCCCCCGCTCCAGCCTAGAGAGACACCAGAAAGAGGAGTGTCAAGACAG GGTGACACAGTGTAAGTACAAGAGGATCGGCTGCCCTTGGAAAGGTCCGTTCCACGAGCTGCCGGCACATGAGGGCGAGTGCTCCCATCCCACTAAGACTGGCACAGAGCTGATGGGAATTCTGGGAGAGATGGACCAGAGCCACCGCAGAGACATGCAGCTCTACAACACCATCTTTAGCCTGCTGTGCTACGAAAAGATCGGGTTTACAG AGGTGCAGTTCAGGCCGTACCGCACTGATGACTTCATCACCCGCCTGTACTATGAGACACCGCGCTTCACAGTTCTCAACCAGACGTGGGTGCTGAAGGCCCGTGTTAACGACTCCGAGCGCAACCCCAACCTCTCCTGCAAGCGCACCCTCTCCTTCCAGCTACTCCTCAAGAGCAAG gtgaattCTGCTCTGGAGtgctccttcctgctgctgaagGGGCCGTACGACGACGTGCGGATCAAGCCTGTCATCCACCACCACTCCTTCAGCAACGACACCAATGAGACCGAATACGTCCCTCTGCCCATCTCCGATTCGGTGGAGTGCAACAAACTGCTGGCCGCCAAAAACATCAACCTGCGCCTGTTCATCTTCCAAGTccaaaaataa
- the arpp21 gene encoding cAMP-regulated phosphoprotein 21 isoform X1, whose protein sequence is MTEAAVESADVLLKPCDVTPCDVIGCSSPPPCLPLCNQREEEECLHDSKKPEQQKHCNQVQPKKKLKAKGKLVRSVAVCEESSPFEEIQESPDTNISSSCHDNERTSCKEEEQEKSADPKKHSLSKESSAEYTDSTGIDLHQFIVDTLNSNPRDRMMLLKLEQDVTDFISSNSPFKKFHQMSSYHRMLVHRVSAYFGMEHNVDQTGKSVIINRTSSTRIPEQRFLDEVQDKTDEIHCWKTILKRDNSSDDQTRNQPFREKQGKSVEEREEEYQRTRDRIFNQAPLYTQESAHVETRAVEEYNPYAETQRRRQLFRRSRGSSGSSQGSSRQSSTDTDCRYGNDPQPWSSTDSDSSYQWTSPAPKPRQPANHSWEGRGSGSISLFRLPSAGPHPPSPPIVEEPAHNSAYIIENGIPPGSILVNPQTGQPFLNPDGSPAVYNPPDAQQPIRSQTQLQGSLPQQQQQQQVVQYSSVSYSAPQMLPVTPSQPYSTMEDFSSQFAHMTGSCQSTGEAPPLYPPSQGYIYAAPPPPSLPLPPSYCQPSPQVPVFYYGQYPTSAQQGCRPVSPSQHIHSQVAQPTAGYPPTVGVQQSSHTQAQAVLGTYSPMASHQCSMVQGGVPVSYPQSKVVTGVGGEVGYCVVAPPPSHHSGCHPPSCTSLGAPAWSQQY, encoded by the exons aTGACTGAGGCCGCTGTCGAAAGTGCAGATGTCCTCCTTAAACCCTGCGATGTGACACCATGTGATGTCATCGGCTGTTCCTCCCCGCCGCCATGCCTGCCGCTCTGCAaccagagggaggaagaggagtgccTCCATGACAGCAAGAAGCCAGAGCAGCAA AAACACTGTAACCAGGTGCAACCAAAGAAAAAACTTAAG gCAAAAGGAAAGTTAGTGCGCAGTGTGGCCGTCTGCGAAGAGTCCTCGCCATTTGAAGAAATCCAG GAATCTCCAGACACGAACATCTCATCTAGCTGCCATGACAATGAGAGAACATCCTGtaaggaggaagagcaggagaagAGCGCAGATCCAAAGAAACATTCACTGtccaaag AGTCCAGCGCGGAATACACCGACTCCACCGGCATAGACCTGCACCAGTTTATCGTCGACACCCTCAACAGCAACCCCAGAGACCGAATGATGCTGCTTAAACTGGAGCAGGACGTGACTGACTTCATCAGCAGCAATAG CCCCTTTAAGAAGTTCCATCAAATGTCGTCCTACCACCGTATGCTGGTCCATCGGGTGTCGGCCTACTTTGGCATGGAGCACAATGTAGACCAGACAGGCAAGTCTGTCATCATCAACAGGACCAGCAGCACACGCAT ACCGGAGCAGCGTTTTCTGGATGAGGTGCAGGACAAGACCGATGAAATCCACTGCTGGAAAACTATCTTGAAGAGAGACAACAGCTCAGATGATCAG ACCCGAAACCAACCCTTTCGAGAGAAGCAGGGCAAgtcagtggaggagagggaggaggagtacCAAAGAACACGAGACCGAATCTTCAACCAAGCG CCTCTCTACACCCAGGAGAGCGCCCATGTAGAAACCAG gGCTGTGGAGGAGTACAACCCATATGCTGAAACCCAGAGGAGAAGGCAGCTCTTCAG GAGGAGCCGCGGTAGCTCAGGCTCCAGTcagggcagcagcaggcagagcagCACGGACACCGACTGTCGCTATGGCAATGACCCCCAACCCTGGAGCAGCACAGACTCTGATTCCTCCTACCAGTGGACAAGCCCTGCCCCAAAACCCCGTCAACCTGCCAACCACAGCTGGGAGGGACGCGGTTCAG GCTCCATCTCTCTGTTCAGACTGCCATCTGCCGGTCCCCACCCCCCGTCTCCGCCCATCGTAGAAGAGCCGGCTCACAACTCTGCCTACATCATTGAGAACGGGATCCCACCTGGCAGCATATTAGTGAACCCACAAACTG ggCAGCCATTCCTGAACCCTGACGGATCCCCCGCTGTGTACAACCCTCCAGACgctcagcagccaatcaggagccagACTCAGCTGCAGGGCTCtctgcctcagcagcagcaacagcagcag GTGGTTCAGTACTCGTCTGTGTCTTACTCAGCTCCTCAGATGTTGCCGGTCACTCCCTCACAGCCGTACTCGACA ATGGAGGACTTCTCCTCGCAGTTCGCTCACATGACAGGGAGCTGTCAGTCAACTGGTGAAGCCCCACCTCTCTACCCTCCCAGTCAGGGTTACATCTATGCAGCtcctcccccaccctccctccccctcccccccagcTACTGCCAGCCCTCACCTCAG GTGCCTGTGTTTTACTACGGCCAGTACCCTACCTCAGCTCAGCAAGGATGCCGGCCTGTCTCACCCAGCCAGCACATCCACAGCCAAGTAGCACAACCAACAG caggtTACCCTCCCACTGTGGGGGTGCAGCAATCCTCCCACACTCAGGCCCAGGCTGTGCTGGGGACCTACTCACCAATGGCCTCTCATCAGTGTAGCATGGTTCAG GGGGGCGTTCCGGTGTCCTACCCCCAGAGTAAAGTTGTGACTGGGGTGGGCGGGGAGGTGGGTTACTGCGTGGTGGCGCCCCCGCCCTCCCACCACAGCGGCTGCCATCCTCCCAGCTGCACCAGCCTCGGCGCTCCGGCCTGGAGCCAACAGTACTGA
- the arpp21 gene encoding cAMP-regulated phosphoprotein 21 isoform X2, producing the protein MTEAAVESADVLLKPCDVTPCDVIGCSSPPPCLPLCNQREEEECLHDSKKPEQQKHCNQVQPKKKLKAKGKLVRSVAVCEESSPFEEIQESPDTNISSSCHDNERTSCKEEEQEKSADPKKHSLSKESSAEYTDSTGIDLHQFIVDTLNSNPRDRMMLLKLEQDVTDFISSNSPFKKFHQMSSYHRMLVHRVSAYFGMEHNVDQTGKSVIINRTSSTRIPEQRFLDEVQDKTDEIHCWKTILKRDNSSDDQTRNQPFREKQGKSVEEREEEYQRTRDRIFNQAPLYTQESAHVETRAVEEYNPYAETQRRRQLFRRSRGSSGSSQGSSRQSSTDTDCRYGNDPQPWSSTDSDSSYQWTSPAPKPRQPANHSWEGRGSGSISLFRLPSAGPHPPSPPIVEEPAHNSAYIIENGIPPGSILVNPQTGQPFLNPDGSPAVYNPPDAQQPIRSQTQLQGSLPQQQQQQQVVQYSSVSYSAPQMLPVTPSQPYSTMEDFSSQFAHMTGSCQSTGEAPPLYPPSQGYIYAAPPPPSLPLPPSYCQPSPQVPVFYYGQYPTSAQQGCRPVSPSQHIHSQVAQPTGYPPTVGVQQSSHTQAQAVLGTYSPMASHQCSMVQGGVPVSYPQSKVVTGVGGEVGYCVVAPPPSHHSGCHPPSCTSLGAPAWSQQY; encoded by the exons aTGACTGAGGCCGCTGTCGAAAGTGCAGATGTCCTCCTTAAACCCTGCGATGTGACACCATGTGATGTCATCGGCTGTTCCTCCCCGCCGCCATGCCTGCCGCTCTGCAaccagagggaggaagaggagtgccTCCATGACAGCAAGAAGCCAGAGCAGCAA AAACACTGTAACCAGGTGCAACCAAAGAAAAAACTTAAG gCAAAAGGAAAGTTAGTGCGCAGTGTGGCCGTCTGCGAAGAGTCCTCGCCATTTGAAGAAATCCAG GAATCTCCAGACACGAACATCTCATCTAGCTGCCATGACAATGAGAGAACATCCTGtaaggaggaagagcaggagaagAGCGCAGATCCAAAGAAACATTCACTGtccaaag AGTCCAGCGCGGAATACACCGACTCCACCGGCATAGACCTGCACCAGTTTATCGTCGACACCCTCAACAGCAACCCCAGAGACCGAATGATGCTGCTTAAACTGGAGCAGGACGTGACTGACTTCATCAGCAGCAATAG CCCCTTTAAGAAGTTCCATCAAATGTCGTCCTACCACCGTATGCTGGTCCATCGGGTGTCGGCCTACTTTGGCATGGAGCACAATGTAGACCAGACAGGCAAGTCTGTCATCATCAACAGGACCAGCAGCACACGCAT ACCGGAGCAGCGTTTTCTGGATGAGGTGCAGGACAAGACCGATGAAATCCACTGCTGGAAAACTATCTTGAAGAGAGACAACAGCTCAGATGATCAG ACCCGAAACCAACCCTTTCGAGAGAAGCAGGGCAAgtcagtggaggagagggaggaggagtacCAAAGAACACGAGACCGAATCTTCAACCAAGCG CCTCTCTACACCCAGGAGAGCGCCCATGTAGAAACCAG gGCTGTGGAGGAGTACAACCCATATGCTGAAACCCAGAGGAGAAGGCAGCTCTTCAG GAGGAGCCGCGGTAGCTCAGGCTCCAGTcagggcagcagcaggcagagcagCACGGACACCGACTGTCGCTATGGCAATGACCCCCAACCCTGGAGCAGCACAGACTCTGATTCCTCCTACCAGTGGACAAGCCCTGCCCCAAAACCCCGTCAACCTGCCAACCACAGCTGGGAGGGACGCGGTTCAG GCTCCATCTCTCTGTTCAGACTGCCATCTGCCGGTCCCCACCCCCCGTCTCCGCCCATCGTAGAAGAGCCGGCTCACAACTCTGCCTACATCATTGAGAACGGGATCCCACCTGGCAGCATATTAGTGAACCCACAAACTG ggCAGCCATTCCTGAACCCTGACGGATCCCCCGCTGTGTACAACCCTCCAGACgctcagcagccaatcaggagccagACTCAGCTGCAGGGCTCtctgcctcagcagcagcaacagcagcag GTGGTTCAGTACTCGTCTGTGTCTTACTCAGCTCCTCAGATGTTGCCGGTCACTCCCTCACAGCCGTACTCGACA ATGGAGGACTTCTCCTCGCAGTTCGCTCACATGACAGGGAGCTGTCAGTCAACTGGTGAAGCCCCACCTCTCTACCCTCCCAGTCAGGGTTACATCTATGCAGCtcctcccccaccctccctccccctcccccccagcTACTGCCAGCCCTCACCTCAG GTGCCTGTGTTTTACTACGGCCAGTACCCTACCTCAGCTCAGCAAGGATGCCGGCCTGTCTCACCCAGCCAGCACATCCACAGCCAAGTAGCACAACCAACAG gtTACCCTCCCACTGTGGGGGTGCAGCAATCCTCCCACACTCAGGCCCAGGCTGTGCTGGGGACCTACTCACCAATGGCCTCTCATCAGTGTAGCATGGTTCAG GGGGGCGTTCCGGTGTCCTACCCCCAGAGTAAAGTTGTGACTGGGGTGGGCGGGGAGGTGGGTTACTGCGTGGTGGCGCCCCCGCCCTCCCACCACAGCGGCTGCCATCCTCCCAGCTGCACCAGCCTCGGCGCTCCGGCCTGGAGCCAACAGTACTGA